The following coding sequences lie in one Psychrilyobacter atlanticus DSM 19335 genomic window:
- a CDS encoding response regulator transcription factor: MKKILLVEDDKKLSRVLSLQLSYEGYSSDIARDGFDALIKFEEGDYDLVLLDIMLPKVDGYEVCKRIRQTSDIPIIMLTAKEEVGDKIIGLDIGADDYVVKPFSYGELTARIRANLRKTKKEDALVLTYKDLILDSNKRMITRGGNDINLSKQEFDLLEYLLINNGIAMSRDKILAKIWGDEDYSNPNVLDVYIKYLRDKIDKEYDEKLIKTIRGIGYSLR; this comes from the coding sequence ATGAAAAAAATACTACTGGTAGAAGATGACAAAAAACTCTCAAGAGTCTTAAGTTTGCAACTTTCATATGAGGGATATAGTTCAGATATAGCAAGAGATGGTTTTGATGCTTTGATAAAGTTTGAAGAAGGAGATTATGATCTTGTACTCTTGGATATAATGCTTCCTAAGGTAGACGGGTATGAAGTCTGCAAAAGGATAAGACAAACATCTGATATCCCCATAATAATGCTCACTGCAAAGGAAGAAGTAGGAGATAAAATAATAGGTTTGGATATAGGTGCAGATGATTATGTGGTTAAGCCTTTTAGTTATGGAGAATTGACTGCTAGAATAAGAGCAAATTTAAGGAAAACTAAAAAAGAAGATGCCCTTGTATTAACATATAAAGATTTAATCTTGGATTCAAATAAAAGAATGATCACAAGAGGTGGGAATGATATAAACCTTTCTAAACAAGAGTTTGACCTTCTTGAATATCTTCTGATAAATAATGGAATAGCTATGAGCAGAGATAAAATACTGGCTAAAATATGGGGTGATGAGGACTATTCTAATCCTAATGTATTGGATGTATATATAAAATACCTGAGAGATAAAATAGACAAAGAATATGATGAAAAATTGATAAAAACTATAAGAGGAATTGGGTATAGTCTCAGATAA
- a CDS encoding sensor histidine kinase — MFQKFKTIKMNIIFTYAVVFVGTLLFLNILIYQLSSKMIINIKKDTFYTNKEFFLENIKDLEEKNIVMSKKKLEIEINKVRSHSRDFYISILNPNGIEVGEIPRDINLDSRQSNEIVLLEGKNHEEYFYLNEVRQYNGNDYMFQYLLITDYEEYFKVLMQVLIIIELLSIFIAIFLGIRIGNKVIRPINRISDMTEKITAENLDQRLPIGDQPDEISRLSKLINTMFERLDQSFDDQKNFVSNISHELRTPIAVMKGYLDLYRKVGPDNKELLEEAMTAIEEENESMNRMIEKLLFMARKDLENFKLNIDIINIENLFKKLKNDYSSIEESGGLKTFVEAGSSLKCDQDILIQILRALIDNAIKYGENKGIELGYYESNIESIIYVKDYGSGIDSDEVGKIFDRFYKGDKSRNRDNGSVGLGLSIVKKLTELHGCEVNVKSKLGEGTTFEIIFIKMEE, encoded by the coding sequence TTGTTTCAAAAATTTAAAACTATAAAAATGAATATAATTTTTACTTATGCAGTTGTATTTGTGGGAACACTTCTTTTTTTAAATATTCTTATATATCAGTTATCTAGTAAAATGATTATTAACATAAAAAAAGACACTTTTTATACAAATAAAGAGTTTTTTCTTGAAAATATTAAAGATCTTGAAGAAAAAAATATTGTAATGTCTAAAAAAAAATTAGAAATAGAGATAAATAAAGTAAGATCACACAGTAGAGATTTTTATATAAGTATATTAAATCCAAATGGGATTGAGGTAGGGGAAATACCTAGAGATATAAATCTTGATTCGAGACAATCTAATGAAATAGTTCTATTAGAGGGGAAAAATCATGAAGAATATTTTTACCTTAATGAAGTACGTCAATATAACGGAAATGATTATATGTTTCAATATTTATTAATTACGGATTATGAAGAGTATTTTAAAGTGCTGATGCAAGTACTTATTATAATAGAGTTGCTGAGTATTTTTATAGCTATATTTTTAGGTATAAGAATTGGAAACAAAGTTATTAGACCTATAAATAGGATAAGTGATATGACTGAGAAAATAACTGCTGAAAATTTAGATCAAAGGCTTCCTATAGGGGATCAGCCAGATGAAATTTCAAGGTTATCCAAACTTATTAATACAATGTTTGAAAGATTGGATCAGTCATTTGATGATCAGAAAAATTTTGTGTCAAATATATCTCATGAACTTCGAACTCCCATAGCTGTTATGAAGGGTTATTTAGATCTATACAGAAAGGTTGGACCAGATAATAAAGAACTTCTGGAAGAAGCTATGACAGCTATAGAAGAAGAGAATGAAAGTATGAATAGAATGATTGAAAAACTTCTTTTTATGGCAAGAAAAGATCTAGAAAACTTTAAATTGAATATAGATATAATAAATATAGAAAATCTTTTTAAAAAATTAAAAAATGACTATAGCTCAATAGAGGAAAGCGGAGGGTTAAAAACTTTTGTAGAGGCAGGTTCATCTCTTAAATGTGATCAAGATATTCTTATTCAAATTCTTCGTGCACTTATTGATAACGCAATAAAATATGGTGAAAATAAGGGGATAGAACTTGGATATTATGAAAGTAATATAGAATCTATAATTTATGTGAAAGATTATGGAAGTGGAATTGATTCAGATGAAGTAGGTAAAATTTTTGATAGATTTTACAAGGGAGATAAATCGAGAAATAGAGATAACGGAAGTGTGGGTCTAGGGCTCTCTATAGTTAAAAAATTAACCGAACTCCATGGGTGTGAGGTAAATGTCAAGAGTAAATTAGGTGAAGGTACTACTTTCGAAATCATATTTATCAAAATGGAGGAATAA